Proteins encoded in a region of the Coprobacter tertius genome:
- a CDS encoding IPT/TIG domain-containing protein, translated as MNTKDLLNKSSLWVTLLIMVAAFYACNDNDQAKNMKAGVTEYSPVTGGRSTLLTLNGYNFGTDINRVKVTINGKEALVKSVSNEIITAEVQKGMSSGLVRIILGERPDAQVLIYDTEFTYISNQLVSTFLGGKEEGETDGELSVATLSKPRYLIWGKDNALYIVEDGNAEINDMACIRRVKDNRLTTLLKASDSELVQRIRAIDFSLDGNTMYIVNDNDARGTMGFGTMTKNGEEYDNLISLSEQSGVTSVKVHPISGTVFMGYHSGSWIYKYDENTGFASMFQLPDDKGGIASKGNINSIVFDESGTTVYIVSRKNHVIYKAKYDLVTGNFSDVKLFAGSFGIKGYADGMGNDAKFSDPCQADIDQEGNLYVADRGNHCIRVITPEGDVSTYAGVYNKAGMVDGIASQAEFNNPEGLQFGPDDALYVADYSNYAIRKIEESSGQ; from the coding sequence ATGAATACAAAAGATCTTTTAAATAAAAGTAGTTTATGGGTGACGTTGCTTATAATGGTTGCGGCGTTTTATGCATGTAACGATAATGATCAAGCGAAAAATATGAAGGCGGGAGTTACAGAATATTCTCCTGTAACAGGAGGAAGAAGTACACTGCTTACTCTGAACGGGTATAATTTCGGAACGGATATTAATCGTGTTAAAGTAACGATTAACGGAAAGGAAGCTTTGGTTAAAAGTGTATCGAATGAAATTATTACCGCTGAAGTGCAGAAAGGAATGAGTTCGGGTCTTGTCAGAATCATTTTGGGGGAGAGGCCTGATGCACAAGTTTTAATTTATGACACAGAATTTACTTATATATCCAATCAATTAGTATCTACGTTTTTGGGTGGAAAAGAAGAGGGTGAAACAGATGGTGAACTTTCTGTCGCTACGCTATCCAAACCACGTTATTTAATATGGGGGAAAGATAATGCGTTATATATTGTTGAAGATGGTAATGCCGAAATTAACGATATGGCTTGTATCCGGAGAGTAAAAGATAATCGATTAACGACTCTGTTGAAAGCTTCTGATAGCGAATTGGTACAGCGCATACGGGCTATCGATTTTTCTTTGGATGGAAATACCATGTACATTGTTAATGACAATGATGCGAGAGGCACAATGGGATTTGGAACGATGACAAAAAATGGTGAAGAATATGATAATTTGATTTCTTTATCGGAGCAAAGCGGTGTTACTTCGGTAAAAGTACATCCTATAAGCGGTACTGTTTTTATGGGTTATCATTCGGGGTCTTGGATATATAAATACGATGAGAATACTGGCTTTGCTTCAATGTTTCAGCTTCCGGATGACAAAGGGGGTATCGCTTCCAAGGGGAATATTAACAGTATCGTATTTGATGAATCGGGTACGACGGTATATATCGTTTCCCGAAAAAATCATGTAATATATAAGGCAAAGTATGATTTAGTTACCGGTAATTTTAGTGATGTTAAACTATTTGCCGGATCATTTGGGATAAAGGGGTATGCCGATGGTATGGGTAACGATGCCAAATTCAGCGATCCTTGTCAGGCGGATATCGACCAAGAGGGCAATTTGTATGTAGCCGACAGGGGAAATCATTGCATCAGAGTTATAACTCCCGAAGGTGACGTTTCGACCTATGCAGGTGTATATAATAAAGCGGGAATGGTCGATGGTATTGCTTCACAAGCGGAGTTTAATAACCCGGAAGGTCTTCAGTTCGGGCCGGATGACGCGTTATATGTAGCGGATTATTCAAATTATGCTATTCGTAAAATAGAAGAATCTTCGGGGCAATAA
- a CDS encoding DUF2007 domain-containing protein gives MKPDSIVVLRTFENAGEANLVKSKLLSYGIPCFLSDENTVTLYPLFNQALGGIRLNIFYRDKEEAMRIIDEEPDEIDPNNEHSLLLEKDCIVRPYCGSDNVRYGTATEKKFRWITIIISLILTIYPFVIRRAYHCFACHKDFKK, from the coding sequence ATGAAACCTGATTCTATAGTTGTTCTCAGAACATTTGAAAATGCTGGTGAGGCCAATCTGGTAAAAAGTAAATTATTGAGTTATGGCATTCCCTGTTTCCTTTCCGATGAAAATACGGTAACATTATATCCTCTTTTTAATCAGGCTTTAGGTGGGATAAGATTAAATATTTTTTATCGTGACAAAGAAGAGGCAATGCGTATTATCGATGAAGAGCCGGATGAGATAGACCCGAATAATGAACATTCGCTTTTGTTAGAAAAAGACTGTATCGTTCGTCCGTATTGCGGATCGGATAATGTCAGGTATGGCACGGCTACCGAAAAGAAATTTCGTTGGATAACTATTATTATTTCATTGATCCTCACCATTTATCCATTTGTAATACGTAGAGCATACCATTGTTTTGCTTGCCATAAAGATTTTAAAAAATAG
- a CDS encoding glycoside hydrolase family 2 protein, whose product MKLYSFLLLLILIALLLVSCSESGECHSERMSLNRDWTFLRVDSATHVDEGMIVKGIFPPGAVNVALPHTPRIEPLVVNDQWQGICYYRKTFLLDKKDEEKNIFLKFEGVMNVADVWLNGKHLEKHLGGYLPFVIDITSVAHPDSVNTLVVRLDNRDNPVTGPKPLKELDFNTYGGIYRDVWLIKKAPVYIVDPVCRNKKGSGGVIVTSGNVSENSAEMIIKTHVINTRNKSADIVLKHTLISENGKAVMSGKDGGCINAGCDTIFECKMQLKNPSLWSPDSPILYTLKTGLYDGNFLADCDTTRIGIRDIKITAEGLYLNGKKIFLRGVNRHQEYPYVGYAVPDNAQYRDAYKIKEAGFDYVRASHYPPSPAFLDACDELGIFVLDAIPGWQYFGDSLFVNYMKRSARELIRRDRNHACILGWELSVNETPMPEYFMKEMNAIRTEEDPGTYTAGWIKGKYDIYIEARQHRKEVDRCIPLIVSEYGDWEYYAQNAGFNQNKWNDLLEEERTSRQPRESGEKRMLQQATNIQEAHNDNLTTNAFADGYWVMYDYNRGYANDLEYSGIMDICRLPKFSYYFFKSQRSISDLNVFAKPMIKIASFWTPGISKSVKIFSNCDEVALYLDNRLIGKKTSDKDRFSAFLKHPPFTFDVECEAPGTLTARGYYKGKEVCSDSVSTPGKAYKITLSVDTSGISPRKNDLIFVYARIIDKNGTLVNTASDRVYFKVKGNGSIVDDSPVEALGGIATILLKTGSVAGNVFVEATSGKLIKDVLNVDYK is encoded by the coding sequence ATGAAATTATATAGTTTTTTATTGCTTCTAATTCTAATTGCATTATTGTTGGTATCCTGTTCGGAGAGCGGGGAGTGTCATAGCGAACGCATGTCGTTAAATCGGGACTGGACATTTTTAAGAGTAGATTCCGCAACTCATGTTGATGAAGGGATGATCGTTAAGGGAATTTTTCCTCCGGGTGCGGTGAATGTAGCATTACCGCATACACCTCGTATCGAGCCATTGGTGGTGAACGACCAGTGGCAAGGAATTTGTTATTATCGAAAAACTTTTCTTCTGGATAAAAAGGATGAAGAGAAAAACATATTCCTGAAATTTGAAGGGGTGATGAATGTTGCGGATGTATGGCTCAACGGAAAGCATCTGGAAAAGCACCTGGGAGGATATTTGCCGTTTGTTATCGATATTACATCCGTCGCACATCCGGATTCCGTTAATACTTTAGTTGTAAGGTTAGATAATAGAGATAATCCTGTTACCGGGCCTAAGCCGCTGAAAGAACTCGATTTTAATACATATGGAGGAATTTACAGAGATGTATGGTTGATTAAAAAAGCGCCAGTATATATAGTTGATCCTGTATGTAGAAATAAAAAGGGGAGTGGTGGGGTGATCGTAACTTCAGGAAATGTATCGGAGAACAGTGCCGAAATGATCATAAAAACTCATGTTATAAATACGCGAAATAAGTCGGCCGACATTGTTTTAAAACATACGCTCATTTCCGAAAACGGGAAAGCTGTAATGAGTGGTAAAGACGGAGGATGTATTAACGCAGGTTGCGATACGATATTTGAATGTAAAATGCAGTTGAAGAATCCGTCATTATGGAGTCCCGATTCACCGATATTATATACTCTTAAAACTGGTTTGTATGATGGTAATTTTTTAGCAGATTGCGATACGACAAGGATTGGAATCAGGGATATTAAAATAACAGCGGAAGGATTATATCTGAATGGTAAAAAAATATTCTTGAGGGGCGTGAATAGACATCAGGAGTATCCTTACGTAGGATATGCAGTGCCAGATAACGCTCAATATCGTGACGCATATAAAATAAAAGAAGCCGGTTTCGATTATGTACGTGCTTCGCATTATCCACCCTCGCCGGCTTTTTTAGATGCTTGTGACGAACTCGGAATATTCGTACTCGATGCCATCCCTGGTTGGCAATACTTCGGAGATTCTTTATTTGTAAATTATATGAAGAGATCGGCTCGGGAATTGATACGACGGGATCGTAATCATGCTTGTATTTTAGGTTGGGAATTATCGGTAAACGAGACGCCAATGCCTGAGTATTTTATGAAGGAAATGAATGCGATACGTACCGAGGAAGATCCCGGAACTTATACGGCCGGATGGATAAAAGGAAAATACGATATATACATCGAAGCTCGTCAGCATAGAAAAGAGGTTGACCGTTGCATTCCTCTTATCGTGTCGGAATACGGAGATTGGGAGTATTATGCACAAAATGCAGGTTTTAATCAAAATAAATGGAATGACTTGTTGGAAGAGGAACGGACCTCGCGACAACCTCGTGAAAGTGGAGAGAAAAGAATGTTGCAGCAGGCCACCAATATACAAGAGGCGCATAATGATAATTTAACGACAAATGCATTTGCCGACGGTTACTGGGTTATGTACGACTATAACCGGGGATATGCCAACGACTTGGAATATTCAGGTATTATGGATATTTGTAGGTTGCCGAAATTTTCATATTATTTCTTTAAAAGTCAGAGGAGTATTTCGGATCTGAACGTATTTGCGAAACCTATGATAAAAATAGCTTCATTTTGGACTCCCGGAATTAGTAAAAGCGTAAAAATATTCAGTAATTGTGACGAAGTGGCTCTTTATCTCGATAATCGGCTAATAGGTAAGAAGACTTCCGATAAGGATCGTTTTTCTGCCTTTTTAAAACATCCGCCCTTTACGTTCGACGTTGAATGTGAAGCTCCCGGGACTTTAACGGCAAGAGGATATTATAAAGGTAAAGAAGTTTGTTCCGACTCTGTGTCTACACCCGGAAAGGCTTATAAAATAACTTTGAGTGTAGATACCAGCGGTATATCTCCCCGCAAAAATGACCTTATTTTTGTATATGCCCGTATTATCGATAAAAACGGGACTTTAGTGAATACAGCTTCCGATCGGGTATATTTTAAGGTAAAAGGAAATGGATCGATTGTAGATGATAGCCCAGTGGAGGCATTGGGCGGAATAGCGACTATTTTATTAAAAACGGGTTCGGTTGCGGGAAATGTATTTGTAGAAGCGACAAGCGGAAAGTTGATAAAAGATGTTCTTAATGTTGATTATAAATAG
- a CDS encoding MFS transporter, which produces MLKALINFYRVSSPKLCNTETVSEKKHRANLLQWSTFLSATIGYGTYYVCRLSLNVVKKPIVEEGIFSETELGIIGSVLFFTYAIGKFTNGFLADRCNINRFMTTGLLVTALVNLFLGFTHSFILFLVLWGVSGWFQSMGAASCVVGLSRWFDDKKRGTFYGLWSASHNIGEAMTFISVASIVSVFGWRYGFLGAGLVGLLGTLIVWRFFYDTPQSEGLPELNRSENKMTGAVTSSDEYNSAQKKVLKMPAIWILALSSAFMYISRYAINSWGVFYLETQKGYSMLDASFIISISSVCGIIGTVFSGFISDKLFGGKRNKPALIFGLTNVLALCLFLLVPGVHFWIDVIAMILFGVGIGVLICFLGGLMAVDIAPRNASGAALGIVGIASYIGAGLQDIMSGVLIEGYKIIEEGSEIYDFRYINVFWIGSALISALLATLVWNAKSKF; this is translated from the coding sequence ATGCTGAAAGCTTTAATAAATTTCTACAGAGTTTCATCTCCGAAACTTTGTAATACCGAAACTGTATCTGAAAAGAAACATCGGGCAAATCTACTCCAGTGGTCTACGTTTCTTTCTGCTACCATAGGTTATGGTACATATTATGTTTGCCGTTTAAGCTTGAATGTTGTAAAAAAGCCTATAGTTGAAGAAGGTATATTTTCAGAAACGGAATTGGGGATTATCGGTTCGGTGCTTTTTTTTACGTATGCTATCGGTAAATTTACGAACGGTTTTCTTGCCGATAGGTGTAATATAAATCGTTTTATGACTACTGGCCTATTGGTGACCGCATTGGTCAATTTATTTTTAGGGTTTACTCATTCGTTTATATTGTTTTTGGTGCTTTGGGGGGTAAGCGGGTGGTTTCAGTCAATGGGAGCAGCTTCTTGTGTAGTGGGTTTGTCTCGCTGGTTCGATGATAAAAAGAGAGGAACTTTTTATGGATTATGGAGTGCCAGTCACAATATCGGTGAAGCGATGACTTTTATCAGCGTGGCGTCTATTGTAAGTGTATTCGGGTGGCGATATGGATTTTTAGGGGCAGGACTTGTCGGCTTGTTGGGAACTTTAATCGTGTGGCGTTTCTTTTATGATACTCCTCAAAGTGAGGGATTACCTGAATTAAATCGGTCAGAAAATAAAATGACAGGAGCCGTTACTTCTTCGGACGAATACAATAGCGCTCAAAAAAAAGTGCTGAAAATGCCGGCGATATGGATATTAGCTCTTTCGAGTGCATTTATGTATATTAGTAGATATGCGATAAATAGTTGGGGGGTATTTTATTTAGAAACACAGAAAGGGTATTCGATGCTGGATGCGAGTTTTATTATCTCTATCAGTTCGGTATGCGGGATTATAGGTACTGTATTTTCGGGATTTATTTCAGATAAATTATTCGGTGGTAAACGTAATAAGCCGGCGCTTATTTTCGGATTAACTAATGTGCTGGCTCTTTGTCTTTTTTTACTTGTACCCGGGGTCCATTTTTGGATCGATGTTATAGCTATGATCCTTTTTGGGGTGGGTATAGGTGTACTTATTTGTTTCTTGGGCGGATTAATGGCTGTAGATATCGCTCCGCGTAATGCATCGGGAGCCGCCCTGGGTATAGTGGGCATAGCCAGCTATATCGGGGCGGGATTGCAAGATATAATGAGTGGAGTACTTATTGAAGGGTATAAAATAATTGAAGAAGGATCTGAAATATATGATTTTAGGTATATAAATGTTTTTTGGATAGGGTCGGCCTTAATTTCCGCATTATTGGCAACACTAGTATGGAACGCTAAATCGAAATTTTAA
- a CDS encoding glycerophosphodiester phosphodiesterase family protein gives MVSTLPAQEPAQAIRGNLLGSPVLVVAHRADWRNAPENSLQAIKNCIDMGVDMVEIDLKRTKDGHLILMHDKTIDRTTTGKGKPEDYTLNELRKFNLRNGAGHKTSHVIPTFEEVMQLCKGKIMVNVDKGYEYFKQAYEIMVNTGTVNQCVMKASLPYEQVKAENGDLLAKVIFMPVINIDNDGSDMIIDGYLNNMRPAAFELCFKNDGPEVQQLIRKVRDSGSKAFINTMWPELCGGHDDDRAVERNQPEESWGWVIGQGAKLIQTDRPAQLIEYLRKKGLHN, from the coding sequence ATGGTAAGTACTCTGCCCGCACAAGAACCTGCGCAGGCAATACGAGGAAATTTATTGGGTAGCCCTGTTCTTGTGGTAGCGCATCGCGCTGACTGGCGTAACGCTCCCGAAAACTCTTTACAAGCCATAAAGAATTGCATTGATATGGGTGTAGATATGGTTGAGATCGATTTAAAAAGAACGAAAGACGGTCATTTGATACTTATGCATGATAAAACGATAGATCGTACGACAACCGGTAAAGGAAAGCCCGAAGATTATACTCTTAACGAGTTACGGAAATTTAATTTGCGTAATGGAGCGGGGCACAAGACATCGCATGTGATCCCGACCTTCGAAGAAGTCATGCAGCTGTGCAAAGGTAAAATTATGGTAAATGTAGATAAAGGATACGAATATTTTAAACAGGCTTATGAAATAATGGTAAATACCGGGACTGTAAACCAGTGTGTTATGAAGGCCTCTTTACCTTATGAACAGGTAAAGGCCGAAAACGGGGATTTGCTAGCTAAGGTTATTTTTATGCCGGTAATAAATATCGATAACGACGGCTCGGATATGATAATCGATGGATACCTGAATAATATGAGACCGGCCGCTTTTGAATTATGTTTTAAAAATGACGGTCCCGAAGTTCAGCAACTTATCAGGAAAGTGCGTGACAGTGGTTCAAAAGCATTTATTAATACGATGTGGCCCGAGTTATGTGGTGGACATGACGATGATCGTGCTGTAGAACGTAATCAGCCCGAAGAAAGTTGGGGATGGGTTATAGGACAAGGTGCAAAATTGATACAAACCGACCGTCCTGCGCAATTAATTGAATATTTGAGGAAAAAAGGTCTTCATAATTGA